Below is a window of Candidatus Zixiibacteriota bacterium DNA.
ACGATCCGCCATAAGATACAAAGGGCAACGGTAGTCCGGTGACAGGCAATAGACTGGTCACAACACCAAGATTAACCGCGATGTTGACAAACAGGGACAGCGCCATACCGGCAGCCAACAGGTAGCCGAAACGATCCGGCTGCCCCAGAGCGATCTTGAATCCGCGTAGCAGCATGTACATCATCAACACCAGAAGAAGTACCAACCGCAAGAAACCAACTTCCTGTCCAACAGCCGCGAATATGAAATCCGTGTGCGGATAGGGCAGGAAAAAGAGCTTCTGACTGCCCTCACCCAGACCAGAACCGAACAGTCCTCCGGCACCCAAAGTAAGAGCAGCTTGCGTACCCTGGTAGCTGCCCTGGAGTGGATCGGCTAACGAGGCGATGTAGTCCATAACGCGCGCTTTCTTGTATCCAACCACGAAAACCAGAATGGCTGCCGCACCCACCATAGGCGTCGCTGCCATCAGGAGATGTTTAATTTTCGCCCCGGCCAGAAAGAACACGCCCACGGCAGTACCAAATATCACTATGGTAGTACCAAGGTCAGGCTCCAGCAGAATCAGCAACAGCGCCACACCCATCAAGGGGCCGTATCTTAGAAGTAGCCCTCGCCAGTCGCCCATGTTGCGATCGCGGTTGGAAAGTGAGAAGGCCAGGAAGTAGATCATTACAAACTTGAAGAACTCCGACGGCTGAATCGTGAGTGGGCCCAGGAACAGCCAGCGATGCGAACCATTTCGAGGCTCGGCGAGAAAGACGAGAGCCAATAATCCGAGCATAATGAAAAAGGCCGGGACCGACCAGGCAGCAAAACGCACCAGATCGAGGCGAACGAGTACCCACATCGTACACAACGAAAGCAAAGCCCAGACAAACTGGTGCTGAAGGAAAAACAGGTGCGACCCAAAACGACTTTCAGCAATCATTGACGAAGTCGAATAGACTGCGATCAAGCCAGCCACCAACATCAGCAGGTAGGCTATCAGCAGGCGTTCATCAATGTGCCCTTCAGACTTTTGGGCTCTGGTGGTTTTTCTTACCATCTCTCAGTTCTCTGACGGCCTCTTTGAAAGCCAGGCCGCGTTGTTCAAAATTCTCAAACATATCAAAACTGGCACAGGCCGGCGACAGCAGCACTGTCTCTCCGGGGTAAGCCATGTCAAAACAGCGGTGTACGGCTTCCTGAATAGAGCCGGCGAACTGTACTGGGAATTCGCGCCCCAACTCCTGCATGATCTTCTCGCTGGCTTCACCAATGGCAATGATGCCCTTAATTTTGCCACGCCCATGTTTCACGAGTGGTTCATAGGACGCCCCTTTGTCGCGCCCACCAGCGATCAGGTACAATGGCGACGGGATAGACTGTAAAGCAAAGCGAACTGAATCCACGTTGGTAGCTTTGGAATCGTTGACAAAAGTAATACCGGCGATATTGTCAACTCGCTCGAGTCTATGCTCCACCCCCGTGAAAGTAGATAGGGTCTGTTTCATGCTGTTCACATTCACACCCAACAACGATGTGGCCAGTGCGGCAGCGGCTGCATTCTGCAGATTGTGCGGACCGGGAATAAGAATATCGTTGCAGGCAATCACATCTTCCTCACTGCCATCGCGTCGCAGGTAGAGGGTGCCATTACGAACAAAAGTCGCCGTCGCTGCGGAGTCACTGGTCGAGAATAACAGCTTGTTGGCCGAGGTCGTAATAACATCCGGTTTGGTATTGGCATCGTCCCGATTAAGAATAAGGTGGTCATCGGCTGTCTGGTTCTCGGTGATGCGATACTTGGCCTTTTTGTATTCCTCAAACCCGCCGTGACGGTCGAGGTGATCCTCGGTGAGGTTCAGGATCATCGCAATCTGCGGCTTGAAATCGGCAATGGTCTCAAGTTGGAAGTTAGAGACCTCGACCACGGCCACACCATCAGGCGGAATGTCGGCGACAACTTCAGCAAAGGGCAGTCCGATGTTACCGCAGACATAGGTCTTCAACCCTGCTTCCTTGAATATCTCACCGATCAGAGTGGTGGTGGTGGTCTTGCCGTTGGAGCCGGTCACGGCTACGATCTTCCCTTGACACACCCAGAAAGCGAATTCGATTTCGGAGAATATCGGTAAGCCTTTTTTCTGAATGCGCCCGACAATCTCGCTGGTCAGCGGGATTCCCGGCGAGATGATTATATAGTCGCAATCGAGTAGATGATCGGTGTGGCCATCGGTTTCGAACGGGATTCCTGCCGTCTTTAGTTGCTGCAACTGATCAGCCAAATTGGAAGCACCACCAATGTCAGAGACAAACGGTCGGCCACCCAACTTCTGGGCCAGTAGCGCTGCCGCCACACCTGAACGGGCCATGCCGATAATGCCGATCTTGCGGCCTTTTATGCGTTCTTCAACGGTCATCGTACCTTCAAAGTTGCCAACGTCACCAGGGCAAAGAGTGCCCCTACTATCCAGAAACGCACCACGACTTTCGACTCCGGCCAACCGAGCAGCTCGAAGTGATGGTGGATGGGCGCCATTTTGAATACTCGTTTTCCACCGCGATACTTGTATGACATAACCTGAATGATCACTGACAGCACTTCGATTACAAACACACCGCCGACGATCACCAGGAGTAATTCCTTCTTGAGCATAATCGCAATCGCTCCCAACGCACCACCCAACGCCAGAGAGCCGGTGTCACCCATGAAGACCTCTGCCGGATGGCTGTTGAACCAGAGAAAGCCCAGGGCTGATCCGATAGCCGCTCCACAAAATATGGCCAGCTCCCCCGTTCCGGGCAGGTACTGGATTTGCAGATAGCTCGAATAGTCCAGACGTCCGGTAACATAGGCGATGCCGCCAAAAGTCAGGAAACTCAATCCGCATAGCCCAATGGCCAACCCGTCAGCGCCGTCGGTAAGATTGACCGCGTTAGAGGAGCCGGTCAAAACGATCACGATAAACGGAATGTACAACGGTCCGAGAACAAGCAGGTAGTTCTTGAAAAACGGTATTCCAGTAGTGCCATCAAATAGTTGAGATGGCGCGGCCCAAGTCAGGAGCAAGCCAAACACTACCCCCAGTGTTACCTGTCCGATCAGTTTCTTGCGGGCCACCATGCCTTTGGGCTGACCTTTGATAGCTTTCAGGTAGTCATCGATGTACCCAATCAGACCCAGCCAGAACGTTACCAGAAGAGCCATCAGTACAAAGAAGTTCGACATGTCGGCCCAGAGCAAAGTCGGAATGATAATGCCGGCCAGGATGATCAGACCACCCATGGTGGGCGTGCCTTCTTTGGCAAGGTGAGACTTCGGGCCTTCGGCTCGAATCTTCTCGCGCACCTGCCTTTTCTTCAACATGTTGATGAAGAAAGGACCAAGAACCAGGCAGATAAAGATAGCTGTAACGGTGGCCCCGGCAGTGCGGAAGGTAATGTACCTGAACAAATTGAGCCCGGATATCTGGTCGGCCAGAGGGTAGAGGAGGTAATACAACATCAGCTTACCTCCTCATCACGAAATTGATCGAGCACCACTTCAAGACCAACTCCCCGCGATGCTTTGAGGTACACCAGATCGTTGGATTGCAGGTTTTCTTTAATAACTTCGGCACATTCCGTAGCAGAGTCAAAATGCTGTATCTTGTTACTCTCGATACCAGCACCTCTGGCGGCATCGGCAATAGACACACTCAGAGGACCAACCAGAACAGCCAGATCAAATTCATACCCGGCCAACATCTCCCCTACTTCGCGATGATACTTAACCGCTTCAGGTCCAAGTTCGAGCATATCTCCCAAGATAAGCACTCGCCGTCCGGAACTTTTCGAAGCGAAGAACGCCTCCAGACCAGCTTGCATTGAGGGCGGGTTGGCATTGTAGCAATCGACGACGAAGTCTATTTCCCTCAGCGTCATCCGTTGGCCACGCATGGGGGCAGTACTTAGAGTGATATTCTCGGTGTCGATCTCATAAAAACTGTAGCCAAGCGTCCGGCAAATGGCGTACGCGACCAGAAGGTTGGAAACCTGGTGCCGACCCGGCAGTTGCAGATGGAAACGGTTGTTCTCAATGGTGACAAGCGTGGCTCCCGATTCCAGTGTCTCTACGTTGTCCGGATGAAAATCGGCCTGGGTATCGAAACCAAAGGTAATGAAGTTCTTTCTGAGTCGACGCGTTTCATGAACCAAAATCGGATCATCGGCATTGACAATCACAGGCACATCGTGGTCGGCCTTGTTCACAAGTTGGAGTTTGGCCCGAGCCACGTCTTCAACAGATGCCAGGGACTCAAGATGTGACGGGCCTACATTGGTAATGGCAATCAACTGCGGTCGGACGATTTCCGCGAGACGGGGCATTTCGGATTTGGTTGAGATGCCAAGTTCCAACACTGCGACGACCGCATCGGAGGGTACGCCGAAAAGCGCTAGGGGCACGCCAAACAAATTATTGAGATTACCGGGCGAACGATAGACGTTTGACTCGACAACCTGCAGCAGAAGGTAGGTCAATTCCTTGGAAGTGGTCTTGCCGTTGGAGCCGGTGATAGCAACGAACCGCGCCCGACTGGTAGCGCGATAATTAGACGCCAGCGAAAGCATTGCTTCGTGGCTGTTACCGACGGCCACAACCGGAACACAGCCGGGTATTCTCTGCAAGCCGGAATAGTTTAACTCCGCCACTATTCCGCTGGCACCGCGATCAACAGCCGCAGTGATATAGTCATGTCCGTCATACCGGGGACCGCGCAGGGCCACGAATAGCTTTCCACCACAGTCTGCCCGACTGTCGATGGTAACACCGGAGAATGTATCGGACGCTCCTTCGGTGTTATAGAGTGTTCCGCCGGTGACGGCAGCCAGTCTGTCAAATCGTAATTCGATCATGAACTTTCAAGTATCTCCTCGGGCTGGTAACCCATACTGCTCAGGATGGCTCGCGCCTCAGCCGAATCATCAAAAGGAGTGCGTGTGCCCTTGATCTCCTGATAGTTTTCGCAACCTTTGCCAGCCAATAAAACGATATCACCCGGTTGCGCCTGTTCAAGAACAAGTTTGATAGCTTTCTTCCGGTCGAGACAGATTTCGTAGTTCTTCCCTTGCAGTCCGGGTTTGATGTCTTCGATAATGGCTGCCGGGTCTTCTCCGCGCGGGTTATCAGAAGTAACAACAGCGAAATCGGCACCAGTGGTAGCCGCTCTCCCCATCAGGGGGCGCTTGCCCTTGTCCCTGTCGCCACCACAACCGAACAGTATTAGCAGTCGCTCATCGGTCAGTTCTCTGACTGATTGACAAAGCCGTTCGAGGGCATCCGGTGTATGGGCGAAATCTACTATCACGCCAAAAGGCTGGCCATGATTCACAAGGACAAACCGACCCGGAACCGGTTGAGCATCTTCCAGCCCGGCAATGACATTGTCAAGATCAACACCGCAGGCCAATCCCGCAGCGGCAGAACACAACGCATTGATCAGATTGAATCTTCCTGGCAATGGGAAAGAAACCGTCTGGGTTCCCATCGGGGTCACGAGATTAAAAACAGTCCCATCCGGGTTGATTTCGTAGTTGGCACAATGGACATCAGCACTGGTGTTTTCGAGGGAATAGCTGATGTATGATGACGAGAAGTCACCGAAGAAACTACGAAACTCCGGAACGTCCAGATTGATCACGGCATAGCTGAGGGGTCCCTCAAGCTTCTTCATCAGTTTCGCCTTCGTTTCCAGGTACTCTTCCATGGTCCCGTGGAAGTCGAGGTGATCACGAGATATGTTGGTATAGACAGCGACGCGGAAGTTTATTTGATCGACGCGGTGGAGCGACAGGGCATGTGACGATACTTCAATGACAGCATTGACGCAGTAATTCTTTTTCATCAGAAACAGTAACCGTTGCAGGTCGAGCGCTTCCGGAGTGGTTCGTTCTGCAGGAAAGGTCTCTTTACCAGTATCATAGACGGTCGAGCAGATCAGGCCGGCTGTCTTATTGCGCTTTTCGAGAATACGTTTGATAAGGTGACAGACGGTCGTCTTGCCATTGGTGCCGGTGACACCGATGGCCTTGATTTTTGAACCGGGATGACCGTAGAATACTGCCGCGACATGGGCCATTGCCTGCCGGATGTTCGGCACCCGAATATGGGTAGACGCCTGGTCGCACTCTTCACGTTCGCCCATGACAGCCACCGCACCCTGGTCCAGAGCTTGTTGAACATAATCATATCCATCCTGCTGGAACCCTTTCACCGCCAGGAAAAGGCCGTTCTCTTTAATAAGGCGCGAATCGTATTCTATGTGATCAATGTCGAGGTCAATATCTCCCTGAACCTCGATTGATTCTAATCCTTGAATCAACTCCCTGAGTGTAATAACTCCTCCCTAACCTGTCCGGCACTCGAGCCGGCATTCTGTATGTTTTGAAACCTCATCCCCGGGCGGGATTGACTGTCTGAAGACTTGCCCACGTCCTGTTATCCTGCTGCTTATACCAATGAAATCCAGAAAAGCTGAGGCATGACGAATTGATAGACCGCGCAGGTCCGGCATCACACAGGCCGAGTCCGACATCGTCTCTACGGCGACCAACACCTTGTCATCGGCAAACACCAGTCGATCAGCCGGAGGATACTGCCACACCACGACACCGCTATCGACATTCTGCCGCAACTCAAGGCTCTTAGACTCAACCATGGTGCTGGCTGTCGCCAGCGGCCGACCGATGAGGTCCGGCACCTCAACCGTGCGCCCTTCTGAGGTCGGTCCGGCGGCCAGAGTCTGGGTGGTGGAGGCAAATATGTCCGGGTTGATAATCATATAGTTCTCAGCAATGTGTTTGAACATGACACCGGAGGTATATCCTCCGTAGTGTATCGGCTTGGGTTCCTTAAGAACGACGATACCGGCAATTCTCGGTTGTTCATACGGGAAGAAGCCTGCAAAACTGGCCATGAACTTGTTCTTGAAATACCCCCGACCATCGGGACGAACGATTTCGGCCGTGCCGGTTTTACCGGCAATAGCGACGGCGGGCGAGTTTACCTTTTTGGCTGTTCCCCTTTCGACAACGCCGCGCAGAAATGCCCGCAGACTGTCGGAGGAAGCCTCTTTCATAACGCGCCTGGTAACCGTTCGCACACATTGGTCGCTCAAACCACCATCTTCCGTCACACTGCATCTCTGTAACAATGGCTGAAGCAACTCCCCTCCGTTGGCGATAGCAGCGAAGGCCATCGCCATCTGGAGACTGTTGACAGCTATTGAGTGCCCCATCGCCAAAGCGGCCACAGTATAATCGGACCAGAGATCAGGACAGTGAACTCTTCCTCGTGTCTCGCCGCCAAGTCCGGTGTTAAGGCGCTGCCCGAACCCGAAATCCAGTGCCGCCTGATAGAGACCGTCACCGCCCAGCATGATCGCATATTTAGCTACGCCGATGTTGCTGGATAGCTCCATGATCTCCCTGAAAGTCAGCCATTCGAGTTCTTTGTCGTCGTGGAGAATGCGACGACCAACTTTCCAGCGTCCCATCTCGCAGTAAGTCGTCTCGGCAAAATTGACCAGTCCTGCATCCAGCAATGTGGCCGCTGTGATAGCTTTGAAAATCGAGCCGGGTTCATATTGATCTGTGACTGTGCGCAGCTTCACCGGCCGGTGAGGATACTTTTCGGATGGATCATAGTGGGCCATAGCCAAGATTTCACCAGTATTGCAGTCGACGAAAACGGCTTGGCCGGAAACCGCGTTGTACTTCTCAACACCGCTTCGTAGCTCCTCCTCAAGAATCTCCTGCAAACGCCAGTCGATAGTCAGCACCAATGATTTTCCCAACACCGGCTTGATCATAGCGCTCTCTTTGACGCGATACAGATTTCGTTGTCCGTCGCGACGGATATCCGTTTTGCCTTCACAGCCCGACAGGACGGAATCGGCCGCCAACTCAAGACACGCCTGACCTCGATTGTCGATATCGGTGAAGCCCAATATCTGTTTTCCTATCAACCCCTGGGGATACTCACGCTGCGTTTCGGCCCTCAGGTATAGCCCCTTGGGAGCGGTCGTATCAATGTGATCAGCTAGTTCATCGCTGATTCGCCGTTTTATCCATCTGAATTTTCTGGGCTTCAGAGCGTATCTGGTATGGGCCGTACCCGATTTGAGATCGAACAGAGAATCAAGGTAACGCCCGACCCGCTTCATCTCCTGTCGGTCAGTTGCGTAGGCATACAACGATGAACGAGTGATGTTGCTGGCTACAATTGTCCCTTTACGATCATAGATCATACCCCTTGGAGCCGGGATACTAATAGTCCCACTGGATTGTCGCTCGACGATCTTGCTGTACTGAGGATGAAGCACTATCTGCAAATGTGCCAATCTCAGGACCACAATGCCAAACACGAAACACACCACCACCATGATAAAGGAAAGACGAGCACGCTCATTCCGGGTACGTTTCATTTGTCCGCACCCTTTTCGGTTAGTGAATCAATGGTGGTCCGTGGTAGTTCACCGGCCGAGGCACTGGATCTGGTCACGGAAGGAATGTGAGCCGCTACCCGTTTAACTGCTGCCAGAACAGTTGCCATTTCGTCGGATGGTTCAGGAGCATCGCGACGTTCCCCGACAAGGGTGTACAATCGCTCGGCGGAGATCGTTTCCAGACCTAACGAATCAGAGGCATACTGCTCTATCCGTGCCGATGACGACAATGCTGTAATGTCCGAATGAACTTTCCGCGTGGCGTCAATCAGCGACGCATTCTCACTCCTGAGATGGGAAACATCAGCAACCAGATCAAGCACAACAACTCGTTGCCAAATATGAATACACGACGCTGCCAGCACGACCGTGATCAACAGCGAAAGTGAGAAATACTTATGGGATCGCAGACGGTTGAAAACTGATGATCGTATTTTGACTGTCTCGCTGAACCTGCGTATGCGTGTCTTCATACCGTCACCCTCTCAACGACGCGTAGCAGGGCCGACCGCGCTCGCGGGTTGTCGTCGATTTCCGACTCGCCGGGTCTTACCGGCCGACGGGTGATCGGCACCAGGCGCGGGGTGCGACCACACACACAGCCAGGCAGTTCAGGTGGGCAGTCACAGCCTTTGAACTCGCGCTGGAAGAACCATTTAACGATACGGTCTTCGAGTGAATGATAAGCGATAACCGCCAATCGTCCGCCATCATTCAGCATATTTACAAGTTGCGGAAGAGTGCTCTGGAGAAGATCAAGCTCCTCATTGACTGCAATGCGGAGCGCCTGGAACACCCGCATACACGCTTTTTTCTGGTGCGGCGGGGAGATTGTCTGTTCGATCAGACCGACCAACGAAGAAGTGGAACTAAGTGACTTCTGTGAACGAGCCTTCACAATAGCCCGAGCCAAACGAACAGCCTGGGGTTGTTCTCCGTAGGAACGGAAAATTTTCGTCAGTTGTTTCTCGGAATATGATGCCAGCAGATCGGCTGCAGTCGATCCGCCATGCTGCGGATCAAACCGCATATCCAGCGGACCGTCCATTCGAAAGGAAAATCCGCGTTGCGGATCATCCAGCTGAACTGAGGAAAGACCCAGATCCATTAGAATCCCATCAAATGTCTGATCTTCGAAATTCTCTACCATCCGGACGACATGGCCATACGAAGCACACTCAACTCGCACAGTCTGTGACAGGGTCGCCAATTTCTGCCGGGCCAGATTGACTGCCTCTGAGTCTTTGTCGAGGCCATAGATTCGCGCCGTCGGCTCCAGCCGGGTGGCTAACGCCTCGGAGTGAGCTCCGGTTCCAACAGTAAGATCGAGATAGGCCCCGCGTGGGTCCGTAACAAGCAGGCTAACGACTTCACCGGCCATCACCGGCAGGTGCATTGGGTCACTCCTGCCGACCGTTGTCGGCGGCAAACAATCGTTCCGCAACCTCTTCCCAACTGCCCTGGAACTGCTCGAGGTAATACTCAAATCGTTCCGGGTGCCAGATCTCAATCGATCGATTCACACCAATAACGATCAAATCCTTCTTTAGGTGAGCCTCTCCGGCCAACAGGGCCGGAATCAGGATTCTGCCGTTCTTGTCGGGTGAGACAGACGCCGCTGATGAATAGAAACGACGACTGAAATACCGAAAATCTTTCTGGGTAAAACTGAGCGAGGACAGTCGATCCTGAATGTTCTGCCACTCGTCCTCAGGATACAGACTCAAGCATCCCTCAAGACCCTTAGCGAGAATGAGGTTACCCTTCAGACAGGACTGGCCATCAGAATCCACAACACTGCGCAGACGAGCCGGTAAGGCAAACCTCCCTTTGCTGTCCATGGTCGTGTTATATTGGCCGTAAAACCCGCTCATCGAGGTTTCTCCCACAAATCGCCACTATTGCCTAATAGGTCCTATTTTGACCCACACCTATTAAATCACTTTTTGGTGGTCGCTGTCAAGGGGTTTTTTAATTCTGATTGAGAAATCAAACTCTTCTAACTGGTGTCAACCCAACAAGTAATAAAGGTAGATTATTTTCCTCAGAGCTAATCTGAAGTCCCCTAAAGAGACCCAACCCATGTTATTTTTGTTGATACCTGAAAAATGAAGCCAATCGCCCTCCAATAGAGTATTGAATCGATACCACAGCCAACACCCATAGTTTGCGCCGGCACTCCGAGTTGCCCACAAACACTGTCTCGTATATGGCTATTACTCAAGGAGTTCTAGGTTTCGGGTTTTTCTTTTCCCTGTGCCGGGTTCGGGTTACTGCTTTGCACTTACCCCTGTCAGTTCACGTTGGAACAGGGAGATATTTGTGTTACTCAAGGTGATTTACATATGCCTGGTCGTCATATTGACGGTGGCGTGCACCGCAGAATCAGTCACTTTTGACCTGAATGACGGCTTAGTAGAGGTTGATCTGCTCCAAAATGAGATCAAGTATGCTGATTACGAGCTGACAGCCGTGGGCATCTCTCTTTGCTTGAGTAGCCGTACATATTTCGTAGAGTTGCAGTCGGATGAAAAGGCACAAGCCATTCACTGGCAAACCACACCATCCAGATTGATTGCGCGGCTTCAGAACACAGATCCCTGGGCTGATCTGCCAACAGCACTGGACAACAGTAAGACCCAACCGTCTTCGAGGATTCAATTGGGAAGTACTCCGGTCTGGCTCGATGGATCGGTTTCGAAAGATGATCGTCGCTATGCACGTATCCTGGTCTTCCCGGTCACGGTCGACTCAGTCGGAGATTGCTATTTCGTGGATTCGATATCTATCCGCGTAGGAGATCGACTGTTGATGGAGGATCAGCTTTTGTCGCCTTCTGATCTTGCCGTGGAAGAGGAAAACAAAAGAATCGATCGTTGGCTGACTTCATCAGATAGCTCTCCCGTCTACGTCATCATCACCGATACTGTTCTTCTGGAGCCATGCGAACAATTGGCAGCTTATAAGAACAGTACTGGTTTCGCAACTGCGACGATAATGATTAAGGATATTCTCGCCACCTATGCCGGACGAGATGATGCTGAAAAACTGCGTGAATATCTGAAAGGGTTTCATGCTGTCGGTGGCCAATATGCTCTTCTGACCGGGGATGAGAGTCTGGTGCCAATACGCTATGCGTACCATCGATCTACAACCATCGAGCCAGATTTATCCACCCTGAAGCAATGTGATTTGTACTTTGCTGATCTCACCGGCGACTGGAATACCGACGGCGACAATGTCTGGGGCGAACCAGTCAGCGACGAGCCGGACCTCGTCCCGGAGCTTCGTATTGGTCGGTTACCATTCAATACGGCTCAGGAGATGTCGGCCTACGTTGATAAACTTATCACCTATGAGACCAACCCCGGTGACGGTCAATCTGAATATCTGGAACGAGCTTTCTTCTTCTCCTCCGATCAAATGCGCGACTACAGCGAAGGCGGACAACATAATCGGATTGCACAGGCTTATCCCGACCAGTTTATAATTGATACTACCCACGGTGTGGAAGCGGCCAGCGGTAGTGATCTGAATCCGACCAACGTTCCGGCCAGTGAGTTGCACGATGATCTATCGGAGGGATTTGGTATCGTGAATATCATTGCCCATGGTTGCCATACTACTTTCGAAGTACGGACCTCCGGTTACAACAATTTTCCCAAATCGTACTTTTATAGCGGGGAACCATCCGAAGAACACGGCAGTTTCGACAGCTTGACCCGCAATGATCGAACATCCTTCTACTACTCGCTCGCCTGCAACGGAGCCACCTTCGACAAGGATCAACCACCCCTGAATCTGTCGGGCTATCCACTCTGCTCACAACTTCTGGCATTGCCTAATGCGGGTGCGGTCGGATTGGTGGGCTACTCGCGCTCCGGCTGGGTGGGGACAAGCCATTACTTACAAAGGGCTTTCTTTGATTCCCTCTTTGCCCATCCTGACCGACCGGCTGTCGACGCCATGAATGCGTCCACAGCGAAGTATTATTATTATCGCGACCTCGTCTATAGTCAGAACTTCCTCGGTGATCCTACTCTTAGAATCTACACGAGTATACCCACTTCGATTGACCTGATAATCCAACCCACGCAATCCGGGCTGGTTGCTACTGCAACCTCCGGTGCGATGCTCCTGGATAGTTGTCTGATGGTTCTCAGCATCGGTGGTACTTTTGTTGAAAGCGCCCTGACTGAACCCGACGGGCAGGTTGTCTTTTTGTCAAGTCTCAGCCTCGGATTACAATATACGATTGCCGCTGTCAAGGCCGGTCATACTATAGC
It encodes the following:
- a CDS encoding cell division protein FtsL; translated protein: MKTRIRRFSETVKIRSSVFNRLRSHKYFSLSLLITVVLAASCIHIWQRVVVLDLVADVSHLRSENASLIDATRKVHSDITALSSSARIEQYASDSLGLETISAERLYTLVGERRDAPEPSDEMATVLAAVKRVAAHIPSVTRSSASAGELPRTTIDSLTEKGADK
- a CDS encoding T9SS type A sorting domain-containing protein produces the protein MLLKVIYICLVVILTVACTAESVTFDLNDGLVEVDLLQNEIKYADYELTAVGISLCLSSRTYFVELQSDEKAQAIHWQTTPSRLIARLQNTDPWADLPTALDNSKTQPSSRIQLGSTPVWLDGSVSKDDRRYARILVFPVTVDSVGDCYFVDSISIRVGDRLLMEDQLLSPSDLAVEEENKRIDRWLTSSDSSPVYVIITDTVLLEPCEQLAAYKNSTGFATATIMIKDILATYAGRDDAEKLREYLKGFHAVGGQYALLTGDESLVPIRYAYHRSTTIEPDLSTLKQCDLYFADLTGDWNTDGDNVWGEPVSDEPDLVPELRIGRLPFNTAQEMSAYVDKLITYETNPGDGQSEYLERAFFFSSDQMRDYSEGGQHNRIAQAYPDQFIIDTTHGVEAASGSDLNPTNVPASELHDDLSEGFGIVNIIAHGCHTTFEVRTSGYNNFPKSYFYSGEPSEEHGSFDSLTRNDRTSFYYSLACNGATFDKDQPPLNLSGYPLCSQLLALPNAGAVGLVGYSRSGWVGTSHYLQRAFFDSLFAHPDRPAVDAMNASTAKYYYYRDLVYSQNFLGDPTLRIYTSIPTSIDLIIQPTQSGLVATATSGAMLLDSCLMVLSIGGTFVESALTEPDGQVVFLSSLSLGLQYTIAAVKAGHTIARTSYSPLITTDIDDETILPSGFVLEQNYPNPFNPSTSIAFELPNRADVDLSIFNVLGQKVATIAEGSMSAGRHAVIWNAIDQSGQAVASGMYFYRLSTCEITRSKKMLLVR
- the mraZ gene encoding division/cell wall cluster transcriptional repressor MraZ, which gives rise to MSGFYGQYNTTMDSKGRFALPARLRSVVDSDGQSCLKGNLILAKGLEGCLSLYPEDEWQNIQDRLSSLSFTQKDFRYFSRRFYSSAASVSPDKNGRILIPALLAGEAHLKKDLIVIGVNRSIEIWHPERFEYYLEQFQGSWEEVAERLFAADNGRQE
- the rsmH gene encoding 16S rRNA (cytosine(1402)-N(4))-methyltransferase RsmH, which produces MHLPVMAGEVVSLLVTDPRGAYLDLTVGTGAHSEALATRLEPTARIYGLDKDSEAVNLARQKLATLSQTVRVECASYGHVVRMVENFEDQTFDGILMDLGLSSVQLDDPQRGFSFRMDGPLDMRFDPQHGGSTAADLLASYSEKQLTKIFRSYGEQPQAVRLARAIVKARSQKSLSSTSSLVGLIEQTISPPHQKKACMRVFQALRIAVNEELDLLQSTLPQLVNMLNDGGRLAVIAYHSLEDRIVKWFFQREFKGCDCPPELPGCVCGRTPRLVPITRRPVRPGESEIDDNPRARSALLRVVERVTV